The proteins below come from a single Eucalyptus grandis isolate ANBG69807.140 chromosome 3, ASM1654582v1, whole genome shotgun sequence genomic window:
- the LOC104438760 gene encoding EG45-like domain containing protein, which translates to MEEKLQVWVMLAMALSLLSAASAKPGLADYHSLPYYPAACAGFNFSNSGSMITGVGAELWDNGRACGRMLRVRCTCSANGFPKPCKEGVITVKVVDYCQQPCEINLSEDAFSCIANIDAGKVWVDYS; encoded by the exons atggaggagaaattgcAGGTGTGGGTGATGTTGGCCATGGCTTTATCCCTGCTCTCTGCTGCATCGGCCAAGCCGGGCCTTGCGGATTACCACTCACTGCCTTATTATC CTGCGGCTTGTGCAGGGTTCAATTTTAGCAACAGCGGATCGATGATCACGGGAGTGGGGGCCGAATTGTGGGACAACGGGAGGGCCTGTGGACGGATGCTGAGGGTCAGATGCACCTGCTCTGCTAACGGCTTTCCGAAACCTTGCAAAGAAGGCGTCATCACGGTCAAGGTCGTGGACTACTGCCAGCAACCGTGCGAGATCAACCTCTCCGAGGATGCTTTCTCCTGTATCGCCAACATTGACGCCGGCAAAGTCTGGGTGGACTACTCCTAG
- the LOC104435993 gene encoding RING-H2 finger protein ATL13, whose protein sequence is MANDLLSPPPVVHSDIFTLINKVSPTTLLIIIILSIIFFVSGLLHLLMRILLRPPHREVEDTESVTPFQGQLQQLFHLHDCGLDQSIIDNLPVFHYKAIIGLKVDPFDCAVCLCEFEPEDKLRLLPKCSHAFHMECIDTWLLSHSTCPLCRDGLWPDYDFTPNNTCPQPFLLVLESGSESSRETVAADRSTDLAGTSLALRSDSHFSFDGETKFGSSLVDLVGKSRELSARDAVTQTETVDSGERVVSIRLGKFRNADGGESSSTSASNNTLGSRRCFSMGSYEYVTDESSTLLVAIRTPSKKQPSRKPTLPLRPGHHQAMSVCSCESRRDFAGFDATKSGEFSDSKRDFSIWRSKGESFSISRIWARGKKEKPNSRGETSAQAASLQIPNNRAIMSGEAKDKLKGDNCSRASMELELGCSENSESEFGCDQDSKRISLDSQTNMPSFPRRTLLWFLGLGVPQSKVVHSSSSPQV, encoded by the coding sequence ATGGCGAACGATCTTCTTTCACCCCCACCGGTTGTTCACTCGGATATCTTCACTCTGATCAACAAGGTAAGCCCAACCACAttgctcatcatcatcatcctatccatcatcttctttgtctctGGTCTGCTTCACCTCCTCATGAGAATCCTCCTGAGACCTCCCCACAGAGAAGTTGAGGACACGGAGAGTGTGACCCCATTTCAAGGTCAGTTGCAGCAGCTCTTCCACCTCCATGACTGTGGGCTCGACCAGTCCATCATAGACAACCTCCCTGTGTTCCACTACAAGGCCATCATAGGCCTAAAGGTCGACCCTTTTGACTGTGCAGTGTGTCTGTGTGAGTTTGAGCCTGAAGACAAGCTCAGGCTCTTGCCCAAGTGCAGCCATGCCTTCCACATGGAGTGCATAGACACTTGGCTCTTGTCTCACTCCACTTGCCCTCTGTGTAGAGATGGCCTGTGGCCTGATTACGATTTCACTCCAAACAACACCTGCCCTCAGCCCTTTTTGCTTGTTCTTGAATCTGGAAgtgagagctcgagagagactGTTGCTGCTGACAGAAGCACGGACTTAGCCGGGACCAGTTTGGCGTTGAGATCAGATTCCCACTTTAGTTTTGATGGAGAGACGAAATTCGGGTCGTCCCTCGTCGATTTAGTGGGCAAGTCTCGCGAACTCAGCGCGAGAGATGCCGTGACGCAGACCGAAACGGTTGATTCAGGGGAGAGGGTGGTGTCTATTAGGCTAGGGAAATTTAGGAATGCGGACGGTGGTGAATCCAGTAGTACTAGTGCTAGTAATAACACTCTGGGTTCAAGAAGATGCTTCTCTATGGGGTCTTATGAGTATGTGACAGATGAATCTTCCACGTTGCTGGTAGCAATCAGGACCCCATCTAAGAAGCAGCCGAGCAGGAAGCCCACGTTACCGCTGAGACCTGGTCACCACCAGGCAATGTCGGTGTGTAGTTGTGAATCAAGGAGAGACTTTGCTGGCTTCGATGCGACAAAGAGTGGTGAATTCAGCGATAGTAAGAGAGATTTTAGTATTTGGAGGAGCAAAGGAGAGAGCTTTTCGATATCAAGAATCTGGGCGAGGGGAAAGAAGGAGAAGCCAAATTCGAGGGGAGAGACATCGGCCCAGGCAGCTTCTCTTCAGATTCCAAATAACCGGGCCATCATGAGCGGAGAGGCCAAAGACAAGCTGAAAGGAGACAATTGTAGTAGAGCTTCGATGGAACTCGAACTTGGTTGCTCAGAGAACTCAGAAAGCGAGTTCGGGTGTGATCAGGATAGTAAGAGGATAAGTCTGGATTCTCAAACAAATATGCCTTCTTTCCCCAGGAGGACTCTGCTTTGGTTTCTTGGGCTCGGAGTGCCACAAAGCAAGGTTGTgcattcatcttcctcgccCCAGGTCTAA